Proteins from a single region of Acidianus ambivalens:
- the lysS gene encoding homocitrate synthase, giving the protein MRFLKVGILDSTLREGEQTPGVVFTTEQRVEIAKALSELGVSMIEAGHPAVSPDIYEGIKRIVKLKKEGEITPEIVGHSRAVKKDIEIAAELEVDRIAIFYGISDIHLKAKTGKTREEALNIIAEAVSYAKEHGAKVRFTAEDATRADLEYLTQVIKTVRDAGADRIGIADTVGILYPAKTRELFSYLSKIPGVEYDIHAHNDLGLAVANSLAAVEGGATIIHATVNGLGERVGITPLQVIAAALKYHFNVEVVKLELLPKISSLIEKYSGIPTPPNFPITGDYAFLHKAGIHVQGILNDPRTYEFMPPETFGRNRDYVIDKYTGKHALKDRFERLGVSLSEEELEQVLAKIKSNPNVRFYRDVDLLEIAEEVTGRVLKPRPPEKVEALISIKCDSNVYTTAVTRKISVIPGVKEVMEISGDYDILAKIEAKDPTELNNIIESIRSVKGVSSTLTSLVLKKM; this is encoded by the coding sequence GTGCGATTTTTGAAAGTAGGAATTTTAGACTCAACGCTAAGAGAAGGAGAACAAACGCCAGGAGTAGTATTTACAACAGAGCAAAGAGTAGAAATAGCAAAGGCTCTCTCAGAACTAGGAGTATCAATGATAGAAGCAGGACACCCTGCAGTTTCGCCGGACATTTACGAAGGAATAAAAAGGATAGTAAAATTAAAGAAAGAAGGAGAAATAACTCCGGAAATAGTAGGTCACAGTAGGGCAGTTAAAAAGGACATTGAAATAGCAGCTGAATTAGAAGTTGATAGGATAGCAATATTTTACGGAATAAGCGACATTCATTTAAAGGCTAAAACAGGGAAAACCAGGGAAGAAGCTTTAAACATAATAGCCGAGGCCGTTTCTTATGCAAAAGAACACGGTGCAAAAGTAAGGTTTACCGCAGAAGACGCAACTAGGGCAGACTTAGAATATTTAACCCAAGTTATAAAAACTGTTAGAGACGCAGGGGCAGACAGGATAGGCATAGCTGACACTGTAGGAATCCTTTACCCTGCAAAGACTAGGGAATTATTTTCCTATTTATCAAAGATCCCAGGAGTCGAATACGATATTCATGCACACAATGATTTAGGATTAGCAGTAGCAAATTCATTGGCCGCAGTAGAAGGAGGAGCAACAATAATCCATGCAACGGTTAACGGTTTAGGAGAAAGAGTTGGAATAACTCCATTACAAGTAATAGCTGCCGCATTAAAATACCACTTTAACGTCGAAGTCGTTAAGCTTGAATTATTACCTAAAATATCGAGCTTAATAGAAAAATATAGCGGAATTCCGACACCGCCAAACTTCCCGATAACTGGAGATTACGCATTCTTACACAAAGCAGGAATTCACGTCCAAGGAATATTAAACGACCCAAGAACTTACGAATTTATGCCTCCTGAAACTTTCGGAAGAAATAGGGATTACGTTATTGACAAATATACTGGAAAACATGCTTTAAAAGATAGATTCGAAAGATTAGGAGTTTCATTATCTGAAGAAGAACTAGAACAAGTTCTAGCAAAAATAAAATCCAACCCTAACGTAAGGTTTTACAGAGACGTCGACTTATTAGAAATTGCTGAAGAAGTTACCGGAAGAGTATTAAAACCGAGACCGCCAGAAAAAGTTGAGGCATTAATTTCAATAAAATGCGACTCAAACGTTTACACTACAGCAGTCACTAGAAAAATTTCAGTAATACCTGGTGTAAAGGAGGTAATGGAAATTTCAGGAGATTACGACATTTTAGCTAAAATAGAAGCAAAAGACCCCACAGAGTTAAATAATATAATAGAGAGCATAAGGTCAGTAAAAGGAGTGTCGTCAACATTAACATCACTAGTTCTAAAGAAAATGTGA